Proteins from a genomic interval of Sander vitreus isolate 19-12246 chromosome 6, sanVit1, whole genome shotgun sequence:
- the otud7b gene encoding OTU domain-containing protein 7B isoform X3, giving the protein MTVDMDAVLSDFVRSTGAEPGLARDLLEGKNWDFTAALSDFEQLRQVHAGNLTYSIAEDRSYLPPEKEMARVGRPILHRQDDVVQATEKRLSRGISHASSTIVSLARSHVSSTGGSSSEPLLDTPLCTFQLPDLTVYRDDFRGFIERDLIEQSMMVALEHAGRLNWWTKVVSNCQNLLPLATSGDGNCLLHAASLGMWGFHDRDLMLRKSLYALMDHGLEREALKRRWRWQQTQQNKESGLVYTEEEWQKEWNELLKLASSEPRIHYSTNGTNGAESSDEPVYESLEEFHVFVLAHVLRRPIVVVADTMLRDSGGEAFAPIPFGGIYLPLEVPAAKCHRSPLVLAYDQAHFSALVSMEQRDSSKEQAVVIPLTDSEHKMLPLHFAVDPGKDWEWGKDDTDNVMLASVALSLEAKLQMLHSYMTVTWLPLPCEQAPLAQPESPTASAGEDARTPPDSGESDKESVSSSSNGNGETTTGSTVNGGGSLAKNSSSSSSSSSSSGLAGAGTGTAGKDKTKKEKDKDKKRADSVANKLGSFGKSLGSKLKKNVGGLMTGKNAGVGGAKQEGVEKKKGSFRGRKGSKDSSPSAHASEDSGKGSPSSGSERLNGTGSSMSSSGGSSTESDNYKYSADVKVSLGILRAAMQGERKLIFASLLTTSNRQPFQEEMIQRYLADAEERFRAEQEQQRRDAERKGVTNGIQPPKKETVGGTELTYRPYEAKEELSENLSPSFNQLKPSPLSPSMYSGVVPIPRPSFIDQTPASAPLTQHLHMHGYMDTRRQLAGGSPATSYPGLPSYATLPRHCPTTQGPSHPQYNNSQGPASLSPSRLAPSYPPEFDPPDYPGSEPAGGSYTNGFRDMRSNLDSRSGQPPVRHYSLGSAGGLASLQSTRCRTPTCTYYGHPETGNYCSYCYREELKKREPEAAIHRF; this is encoded by the exons ATGACCGTGGATATGGACGCAGTCCTGTCCGACTTTGTCCGTTCCACTGGAGCTGAACCAGGATTGGCCAGAGATCTGCTAGAGG gCAAGAACTGGGATTTCACTGCTGCCCTCAGTGACTTTGAGCAGCTAAGacaggtgcatgctgggaacCTGACGTATTCAATCGCAGAGGACAGGTCGTATCTGCCACCCGAAAAGGAGATGGCCAGGGTAGGGCGGCCTATACTCCACCGCCAAGATGATGTGGTGCAAG CTACAGAAAAGCGTCTGTCGAGGGGCATTTCCCACGCCAGTTCAACCATCGTGTCGCTGGCCCGCTCTCATGTCTCAAGCACTGGAGGTAGCAGTAGTGAGCCACTTCTGGACACGCCCCTGTGCACTTTCCAACTACCAGACCTCACCGTGTATCGGGATGACTTCCGTGGCTTCATCGAGAGGGACCTCATCGAGCAGTCGATGATGGTGGCCTTGGAGCATGCAG GGCGACTGAACTGGTGGACGAAAGTGGTTTCAAACTGTCAGAATCTGCTGCCTCTTGCAACAAGCGGAGACGGAAATTGCCTGTTACATGCCGCTTCGCTTG GTATGTGGGGTTTTCATGACCGGGACCTGATGCTACGGAAATCCCTGTATGCGCTGATGGATCACGGGTTGGAGAGAGAGGCACTGAAGCGCAGGTGGAGGTGGCAGCAGACCCAGCAGAACAAAGAG TCCGGTCTGGTGTACACGGAGGAGGAGTGGCAGAAAGAGTGGAATGAACTGTTAAAACTCGCCTCCAGTGAGCCGAGAATACACTACAGCACCAACGGCACCAACGG GGCGGAGTCCTCAGATGAACCAGTGTACGAGAGTTTAGAGGAGTTTCACGTGTTTGTTTTGGCCCACGTCCTCAGGAGACCCATAGTGGTGGTGGCTGACACCATGCTGAGGGACTCGGGAGGAGAGG CCTTTGCTCCCATCCCGTTCGGAGGCATCTACCTACCACTGGAAGTGCCAGCTGCCAAGTGCCATCGCTCTCCCCTGGTCCTGGCATACGACCAGGCACACTTTTCTGCCCTGGTCTCCATGGAGCAGAGGGACAGCTCCAAAGAGCAAG CAGTTGTGATCCCTCTCACTGACTCCGAGCACAAAATGCTGCCTCTGCACTTTGCTGTGGACCCTGGGAAAGATTGGGAGTGGGGCAAGGATGACACAGACAATGTGATGCTAGCAAG TGTGGCTTTATCTTTGGAGGCCAAGCTCCAGATGTTACACAGCTACATGACAGTCACCTGGCTGCCCCTGCCCTGTGAG CAAGCCCCTCTGGCCCAACCCGAGTCTCCCACAGCATCAGCAGGAGAGGATGCCCGAACGCCTCCTGACTCAGGAGAGTCAGATAAGGAGTCAGTCAGCAGCAGCTCCAATGGCAACGGAGAAACAACCACAGGGTCAACGGTCAATGGAGGAGGGTCCTTGGCCAAGAAcagctcctcttcctcatctagTTCCTCCAGCAGTGGCTTGGCGGGGGCGGGGACAGGAACAGCAGGGAAGGACAAAACCAAGAAGGAGAAGGATAAAGACAAGAAGAGGGCAGACTCTGTGGCCAATAAGCTTGGCAGTTTTGGCAAAAGCCTGGGCAGCAAGCTGAAGAAGAACGTGGGCGGACTGATGACAGGAAAGAATGCTGGAGTTGGAGGTGCCAAGCAGGAGGGTGTGGAGAAGAAGAAGGGCTCGTTTAGGGGGAGGAAGGGCAGCAAGGATAGCTCACCTTCAGCCCACGCCTCAGAGGATTCTGGGAAAGGCTCCCCCTCCTCAGGTAGTGAGCGTCTCAATGGAACAGGGAGCAGCATGAGCAGCAGTGGTGGGAGCAGTACTGAGAGCGATAACTACAAGTACAGTGCTGATGTCAAGGTGAGCCTGGGCATCCTGCGAGCCGCCATGCAAGGTGAGAGGAAATTAATCTTTGCCAGCCTTCTGACTACCAGCAACCGACAGCCCTTCCAGGAGGAGATGATCCAGCGGTACCTTGCTGATGCAGAGGAGCGCTTTCGGGCCGAGCAAGAACAACAGCGGCGCGATGCAGAGAGGAAGGGCGTCACCAATGGCATCCAGCCACCTAAGAAAGAGACAGTTGGCGGTACAGAGCTAACCTACCGACCGTATGAGGCCAAAGAGGAGCTGTCGGAGAACTTGTCACCTTCCTTTAACCAACTCAAGCCCTCTCCTTTGAGCCCCTCTATGTACTCTGGTGTTGTGCCCATCCCCCGCCCCTCCTTCATAGACCAGACTCCTGCTTCAGCACCCCTTACCCAGCACCTTCATATGCACGGCTACATGGATACTCGGCGCCAGCTAGCTGGTGGCTCCCCGGCAACCTCCTACCCCGGCCTGCCCTCTTACGCCACCCTTCCGCGGCACTGCCCTACCACGCAGGGTCCCTCCCATCCCCAGTACAATAACTCACAAGGCCCCGCCTCCCTGAGTCCCTCTCGCCTCGCGCCCTCGTATCCCCCTGAGTTTGACCCACCAGACTACCCTGGGTCTGAACCCGCTGGTGGGAGTTACACCAACGGCTTCCGGGACATGCGCTCCAACTTAGACTCTCGGAGTGGGCAACCCCCGGTCAGACACTACTCACTGGGCAGTGCCGGTGGTTTGGCCAGCCTGCAGTCCACCCGCTGTCGGACACCTACCTGCACCTACTACGGACACCCCGAAACAGGCAACTACTGCTCCTACTGCTACCGGGAAGAGCTGAAGAAGAGAGAGCCAGAAGCAGCCATCCACAGGTTCTGA
- the otud7b gene encoding OTU domain-containing protein 7B isoform X1 has product MTVDMDAVLSDFVRSTGAEPGLARDLLEGKNWDFTAALSDFEQLRQVHAGNLTYSIAEDRSYLPPEKEMARVGRPILHRQDDVVQAATEKRLSRGISHASSTIVSLARSHVSSTGGSSSEPLLDTPLCTFQLPDLTVYRDDFRGFIERDLIEQSMMVALEHAGRLNWWTKVVSNCQNLLPLATSGDGNCLLHAASLGMWGFHDRDLMLRKSLYALMDHGLEREALKRRWRWQQTQQNKESGLVYTEEEWQKEWNELLKLASSEPRIHYSTNGTNGAESSDEPVYESLEEFHVFVLAHVLRRPIVVVADTMLRDSGGEAFAPIPFGGIYLPLEVPAAKCHRSPLVLAYDQAHFSALVSMEQRDSSKEQAVVIPLTDSEHKMLPLHFAVDPGKDWEWGKDDTDNVMLASVALSLEAKLQMLHSYMTVTWLPLPCEQAPLAQPESPTASAGEDARTPPDSGESDKESVSSSSNGNGETTTGSTVNGGGSLAKNSSSSSSSSSSSGLAGAGTGTAGKDKTKKEKDKDKKRADSVANKLGSFGKSLGSKLKKNVGGLMTGKNAGVGGAKQEGVEKKKGSFRGRKGSKDSSPSAHASEDSGKGSPSSGSERLNGTGSSMSSSGGSSTESDNYKYSADVKVSLGILRAAMQGERKLIFASLLTTSNRQPFQEEMIQRYLADAEERFRAEQEQQRRDAERKGVTNGIQPPKKETVGGTELTYRPYEAKEELSENLSPSFNQLKPSPLSPSMYSGVVPIPRPSFIDQTPASAPLTQHLHMHGYMDTRRQLAGGSPATSYPGLPSYATLPRHCPTTQGPSHPQYNNSQGPASLSPSRLAPSYPPEFDPPDYPGSEPAGGSYTNGFRDMRSNLDSRSGQPPVRHYSLGSAGGLASLQSTRCRTPTCTYYGHPETGNYCSYCYREELKKREPEAAIHRF; this is encoded by the exons ATGACCGTGGATATGGACGCAGTCCTGTCCGACTTTGTCCGTTCCACTGGAGCTGAACCAGGATTGGCCAGAGATCTGCTAGAGG gCAAGAACTGGGATTTCACTGCTGCCCTCAGTGACTTTGAGCAGCTAAGacaggtgcatgctgggaacCTGACGTATTCAATCGCAGAGGACAGGTCGTATCTGCCACCCGAAAAGGAGATGGCCAGGGTAGGGCGGCCTATACTCCACCGCCAAGATGATGTGGTGCAAG CAGCTACAGAAAAGCGTCTGTCGAGGGGCATTTCCCACGCCAGTTCAACCATCGTGTCGCTGGCCCGCTCTCATGTCTCAAGCACTGGAGGTAGCAGTAGTGAGCCACTTCTGGACACGCCCCTGTGCACTTTCCAACTACCAGACCTCACCGTGTATCGGGATGACTTCCGTGGCTTCATCGAGAGGGACCTCATCGAGCAGTCGATGATGGTGGCCTTGGAGCATGCAG GGCGACTGAACTGGTGGACGAAAGTGGTTTCAAACTGTCAGAATCTGCTGCCTCTTGCAACAAGCGGAGACGGAAATTGCCTGTTACATGCCGCTTCGCTTG GTATGTGGGGTTTTCATGACCGGGACCTGATGCTACGGAAATCCCTGTATGCGCTGATGGATCACGGGTTGGAGAGAGAGGCACTGAAGCGCAGGTGGAGGTGGCAGCAGACCCAGCAGAACAAAGAG TCCGGTCTGGTGTACACGGAGGAGGAGTGGCAGAAAGAGTGGAATGAACTGTTAAAACTCGCCTCCAGTGAGCCGAGAATACACTACAGCACCAACGGCACCAACGG GGCGGAGTCCTCAGATGAACCAGTGTACGAGAGTTTAGAGGAGTTTCACGTGTTTGTTTTGGCCCACGTCCTCAGGAGACCCATAGTGGTGGTGGCTGACACCATGCTGAGGGACTCGGGAGGAGAGG CCTTTGCTCCCATCCCGTTCGGAGGCATCTACCTACCACTGGAAGTGCCAGCTGCCAAGTGCCATCGCTCTCCCCTGGTCCTGGCATACGACCAGGCACACTTTTCTGCCCTGGTCTCCATGGAGCAGAGGGACAGCTCCAAAGAGCAAG CAGTTGTGATCCCTCTCACTGACTCCGAGCACAAAATGCTGCCTCTGCACTTTGCTGTGGACCCTGGGAAAGATTGGGAGTGGGGCAAGGATGACACAGACAATGTGATGCTAGCAAG TGTGGCTTTATCTTTGGAGGCCAAGCTCCAGATGTTACACAGCTACATGACAGTCACCTGGCTGCCCCTGCCCTGTGAG CAAGCCCCTCTGGCCCAACCCGAGTCTCCCACAGCATCAGCAGGAGAGGATGCCCGAACGCCTCCTGACTCAGGAGAGTCAGATAAGGAGTCAGTCAGCAGCAGCTCCAATGGCAACGGAGAAACAACCACAGGGTCAACGGTCAATGGAGGAGGGTCCTTGGCCAAGAAcagctcctcttcctcatctagTTCCTCCAGCAGTGGCTTGGCGGGGGCGGGGACAGGAACAGCAGGGAAGGACAAAACCAAGAAGGAGAAGGATAAAGACAAGAAGAGGGCAGACTCTGTGGCCAATAAGCTTGGCAGTTTTGGCAAAAGCCTGGGCAGCAAGCTGAAGAAGAACGTGGGCGGACTGATGACAGGAAAGAATGCTGGAGTTGGAGGTGCCAAGCAGGAGGGTGTGGAGAAGAAGAAGGGCTCGTTTAGGGGGAGGAAGGGCAGCAAGGATAGCTCACCTTCAGCCCACGCCTCAGAGGATTCTGGGAAAGGCTCCCCCTCCTCAGGTAGTGAGCGTCTCAATGGAACAGGGAGCAGCATGAGCAGCAGTGGTGGGAGCAGTACTGAGAGCGATAACTACAAGTACAGTGCTGATGTCAAGGTGAGCCTGGGCATCCTGCGAGCCGCCATGCAAGGTGAGAGGAAATTAATCTTTGCCAGCCTTCTGACTACCAGCAACCGACAGCCCTTCCAGGAGGAGATGATCCAGCGGTACCTTGCTGATGCAGAGGAGCGCTTTCGGGCCGAGCAAGAACAACAGCGGCGCGATGCAGAGAGGAAGGGCGTCACCAATGGCATCCAGCCACCTAAGAAAGAGACAGTTGGCGGTACAGAGCTAACCTACCGACCGTATGAGGCCAAAGAGGAGCTGTCGGAGAACTTGTCACCTTCCTTTAACCAACTCAAGCCCTCTCCTTTGAGCCCCTCTATGTACTCTGGTGTTGTGCCCATCCCCCGCCCCTCCTTCATAGACCAGACTCCTGCTTCAGCACCCCTTACCCAGCACCTTCATATGCACGGCTACATGGATACTCGGCGCCAGCTAGCTGGTGGCTCCCCGGCAACCTCCTACCCCGGCCTGCCCTCTTACGCCACCCTTCCGCGGCACTGCCCTACCACGCAGGGTCCCTCCCATCCCCAGTACAATAACTCACAAGGCCCCGCCTCCCTGAGTCCCTCTCGCCTCGCGCCCTCGTATCCCCCTGAGTTTGACCCACCAGACTACCCTGGGTCTGAACCCGCTGGTGGGAGTTACACCAACGGCTTCCGGGACATGCGCTCCAACTTAGACTCTCGGAGTGGGCAACCCCCGGTCAGACACTACTCACTGGGCAGTGCCGGTGGTTTGGCCAGCCTGCAGTCCACCCGCTGTCGGACACCTACCTGCACCTACTACGGACACCCCGAAACAGGCAACTACTGCTCCTACTGCTACCGGGAAGAGCTGAAGAAGAGAGAGCCAGAAGCAGCCATCCACAGGTTCTGA
- the otud7b gene encoding OTU domain-containing protein 7B isoform X4, with translation MTVDMDAVLSDFVRSTGAEPGLARDLLEGKNWDFTAALSDFEQLRQVHAGNLTYSIAEDRSYLPPEKEMARVGRPILHRQDDVVQATEKRLSRGISHASSTIVSLARSHVSSTGGSSSEPLLDTPLCTFQLPDLTVYRDDFRGFIERDLIEQSMMVALEHAGRLNWWTKVVSNCQNLLPLATSGDGNCLLHAASLGMWGFHDRDLMLRKSLYALMDHGLEREALKRRWRWQQTQQNKESGLVYTEEEWQKEWNELLKLASSEPRIHYSTNGTNGAESSDEPVYESLEEFHVFVLAHVLRRPIVVVADTMLRDSGGEAFAPIPFGGIYLPLEVPAAKCHRSPLVLAYDQAHFSALVSMEQRDSSKEQVVIPLTDSEHKMLPLHFAVDPGKDWEWGKDDTDNVMLASVALSLEAKLQMLHSYMTVTWLPLPCEQAPLAQPESPTASAGEDARTPPDSGESDKESVSSSSNGNGETTTGSTVNGGGSLAKNSSSSSSSSSSSGLAGAGTGTAGKDKTKKEKDKDKKRADSVANKLGSFGKSLGSKLKKNVGGLMTGKNAGVGGAKQEGVEKKKGSFRGRKGSKDSSPSAHASEDSGKGSPSSGSERLNGTGSSMSSSGGSSTESDNYKYSADVKVSLGILRAAMQGERKLIFASLLTTSNRQPFQEEMIQRYLADAEERFRAEQEQQRRDAERKGVTNGIQPPKKETVGGTELTYRPYEAKEELSENLSPSFNQLKPSPLSPSMYSGVVPIPRPSFIDQTPASAPLTQHLHMHGYMDTRRQLAGGSPATSYPGLPSYATLPRHCPTTQGPSHPQYNNSQGPASLSPSRLAPSYPPEFDPPDYPGSEPAGGSYTNGFRDMRSNLDSRSGQPPVRHYSLGSAGGLASLQSTRCRTPTCTYYGHPETGNYCSYCYREELKKREPEAAIHRF, from the exons ATGACCGTGGATATGGACGCAGTCCTGTCCGACTTTGTCCGTTCCACTGGAGCTGAACCAGGATTGGCCAGAGATCTGCTAGAGG gCAAGAACTGGGATTTCACTGCTGCCCTCAGTGACTTTGAGCAGCTAAGacaggtgcatgctgggaacCTGACGTATTCAATCGCAGAGGACAGGTCGTATCTGCCACCCGAAAAGGAGATGGCCAGGGTAGGGCGGCCTATACTCCACCGCCAAGATGATGTGGTGCAAG CTACAGAAAAGCGTCTGTCGAGGGGCATTTCCCACGCCAGTTCAACCATCGTGTCGCTGGCCCGCTCTCATGTCTCAAGCACTGGAGGTAGCAGTAGTGAGCCACTTCTGGACACGCCCCTGTGCACTTTCCAACTACCAGACCTCACCGTGTATCGGGATGACTTCCGTGGCTTCATCGAGAGGGACCTCATCGAGCAGTCGATGATGGTGGCCTTGGAGCATGCAG GGCGACTGAACTGGTGGACGAAAGTGGTTTCAAACTGTCAGAATCTGCTGCCTCTTGCAACAAGCGGAGACGGAAATTGCCTGTTACATGCCGCTTCGCTTG GTATGTGGGGTTTTCATGACCGGGACCTGATGCTACGGAAATCCCTGTATGCGCTGATGGATCACGGGTTGGAGAGAGAGGCACTGAAGCGCAGGTGGAGGTGGCAGCAGACCCAGCAGAACAAAGAG TCCGGTCTGGTGTACACGGAGGAGGAGTGGCAGAAAGAGTGGAATGAACTGTTAAAACTCGCCTCCAGTGAGCCGAGAATACACTACAGCACCAACGGCACCAACGG GGCGGAGTCCTCAGATGAACCAGTGTACGAGAGTTTAGAGGAGTTTCACGTGTTTGTTTTGGCCCACGTCCTCAGGAGACCCATAGTGGTGGTGGCTGACACCATGCTGAGGGACTCGGGAGGAGAGG CCTTTGCTCCCATCCCGTTCGGAGGCATCTACCTACCACTGGAAGTGCCAGCTGCCAAGTGCCATCGCTCTCCCCTGGTCCTGGCATACGACCAGGCACACTTTTCTGCCCTGGTCTCCATGGAGCAGAGGGACAGCTCCAAAGAGCAAG TTGTGATCCCTCTCACTGACTCCGAGCACAAAATGCTGCCTCTGCACTTTGCTGTGGACCCTGGGAAAGATTGGGAGTGGGGCAAGGATGACACAGACAATGTGATGCTAGCAAG TGTGGCTTTATCTTTGGAGGCCAAGCTCCAGATGTTACACAGCTACATGACAGTCACCTGGCTGCCCCTGCCCTGTGAG CAAGCCCCTCTGGCCCAACCCGAGTCTCCCACAGCATCAGCAGGAGAGGATGCCCGAACGCCTCCTGACTCAGGAGAGTCAGATAAGGAGTCAGTCAGCAGCAGCTCCAATGGCAACGGAGAAACAACCACAGGGTCAACGGTCAATGGAGGAGGGTCCTTGGCCAAGAAcagctcctcttcctcatctagTTCCTCCAGCAGTGGCTTGGCGGGGGCGGGGACAGGAACAGCAGGGAAGGACAAAACCAAGAAGGAGAAGGATAAAGACAAGAAGAGGGCAGACTCTGTGGCCAATAAGCTTGGCAGTTTTGGCAAAAGCCTGGGCAGCAAGCTGAAGAAGAACGTGGGCGGACTGATGACAGGAAAGAATGCTGGAGTTGGAGGTGCCAAGCAGGAGGGTGTGGAGAAGAAGAAGGGCTCGTTTAGGGGGAGGAAGGGCAGCAAGGATAGCTCACCTTCAGCCCACGCCTCAGAGGATTCTGGGAAAGGCTCCCCCTCCTCAGGTAGTGAGCGTCTCAATGGAACAGGGAGCAGCATGAGCAGCAGTGGTGGGAGCAGTACTGAGAGCGATAACTACAAGTACAGTGCTGATGTCAAGGTGAGCCTGGGCATCCTGCGAGCCGCCATGCAAGGTGAGAGGAAATTAATCTTTGCCAGCCTTCTGACTACCAGCAACCGACAGCCCTTCCAGGAGGAGATGATCCAGCGGTACCTTGCTGATGCAGAGGAGCGCTTTCGGGCCGAGCAAGAACAACAGCGGCGCGATGCAGAGAGGAAGGGCGTCACCAATGGCATCCAGCCACCTAAGAAAGAGACAGTTGGCGGTACAGAGCTAACCTACCGACCGTATGAGGCCAAAGAGGAGCTGTCGGAGAACTTGTCACCTTCCTTTAACCAACTCAAGCCCTCTCCTTTGAGCCCCTCTATGTACTCTGGTGTTGTGCCCATCCCCCGCCCCTCCTTCATAGACCAGACTCCTGCTTCAGCACCCCTTACCCAGCACCTTCATATGCACGGCTACATGGATACTCGGCGCCAGCTAGCTGGTGGCTCCCCGGCAACCTCCTACCCCGGCCTGCCCTCTTACGCCACCCTTCCGCGGCACTGCCCTACCACGCAGGGTCCCTCCCATCCCCAGTACAATAACTCACAAGGCCCCGCCTCCCTGAGTCCCTCTCGCCTCGCGCCCTCGTATCCCCCTGAGTTTGACCCACCAGACTACCCTGGGTCTGAACCCGCTGGTGGGAGTTACACCAACGGCTTCCGGGACATGCGCTCCAACTTAGACTCTCGGAGTGGGCAACCCCCGGTCAGACACTACTCACTGGGCAGTGCCGGTGGTTTGGCCAGCCTGCAGTCCACCCGCTGTCGGACACCTACCTGCACCTACTACGGACACCCCGAAACAGGCAACTACTGCTCCTACTGCTACCGGGAAGAGCTGAAGAAGAGAGAGCCAGAAGCAGCCATCCACAGGTTCTGA